GCGGCGCGATTTCGCGTGCGCGGCCCGGCCGGCCAACCTCTGGCCGCCGGCGTGGACTGCCCGCTATGCGGCGCGCCCATCGCGCTGAACCGCAGCGGCGACCCTGGTTTTGCGAAAGTGAGCCATGCCAGCGTCTTTGGCCACCAGGCGCCGCTTCCCACCGCCGAGCAACCGCGACGCCAGAGCATCGCGGTGCCCGGGCGTGAGGCCGCAATCAGCGAAGAGCCCGAGGTCGACCCGGCGCTGCCGAAGCCGCGTCTGGGCCTCTTTGAGGCTCGCGGTGCCCATCACCGCTCGCCAGAGGCCGATCGCCCCGATCCGATGCGACCACTGGCCGCCGCCCTTTTGCGCGAGCTGCGTGGCAAAGCGCCCGCACCGACCGCCGACCAGGCCCCGCCAAGTCCGCTGACGCCTTCGCGCGCCGCACCGGCAGGCGATAACTTAAGCGCCCTGGACGAGGGCTGGGGCGAGGGCTGGCTGGGAGATGCACTCAGCGATGCGGCCGACGAGATCTTTATCGTCGACGATTCCCCCACGCCCTTTGAACGACTCCCGGGCGCTGACGACGCAAGGCCTCCGACCAGCAGCGCGCCACCACCGATCCCTGATACTCCGATCCCCGATACCCCGAACCCCGGCACGCCCGAGTCTGCCCCGGACACCGGGGCGATCGACGACGCCGAACTCGCCCCCCGCGACCTGCCCCCCGGACGTGTTGGCCCCGCCCCCCGCCCTCAAGAACCGGCCTCCCGTCACGAACCCAGGGTCGCCCCGGAGAGCAACGCTCCGCCGGAAGATCGCGCCGAGGCGCCTCCCGGCCAACAGCCCGATCCGCCGCGTACTGCGCCGACATCGGGCACACGCGATCCTTTCAACATCGAGAGCATCCTCGAAAGCGCGCTGCCCTCGGCGCGACGCTACCGCCTGAAGATCGGCGATGCGACCTACGGCAACATCGACACGCCAACGCTCCTGGCCCTCTTGCAGCGGGGCGTGTGGGTGATCGCCGACGCCATCGCCGAAGATGATGGCCCCTTTGTGCCCCTCGAAGAGCACCCGATCTACGACAAAGTGCAGGCCGCGCTTACCCGAGGGTTGCATGCGATGCTCCTGGCACACGCCACCCGCCAGAGCACGACGCCAGCAAACACCGGCCAGATGCCGGCCTTCCACGCCGAGATCGCCGAGACGCCAGCTCCGGCGGAGCGCTCGCTGTGGAGTCGCCTCGGCGCCAGTCACGTGCTTCCCTGGACGCTCGCGCTGGTGGCTACAGGCGTGGCCAGCGCGGCGGTAACCTACGCGGCCTTCGCACCGACCGCCGCGACCACCCAGACGGAGAGCGGGGCCTATGCTCCGGCGATAGCCGTGGAGCCCATGCTCATCGACGACTTCGCCCTGGAGCGCGAACGCCAGCGCCGCATCGACGAGGCCATCGATGTGGCCGTCGACCGCGTCGATGAGGCCCTGGAGATCTCCCCCGACGAGCTCGCCGAAGCCGCCCTGGCCGAGAGCAACCACAGTCTGGCGCGCGAGATTCTGACCCGTGCGTATGCGCAGGCTCTAACCCCCGGCGTCCTGCAGGCGCTCTTCGACCAATCGCTGGAAGTCGACCCGGCGCTCTATGCTCCGCTCGAGACGCTTGAGCCCTCGCCAGAGGTTGCGCTGCGCGCACTCGGCGGCGGACGCTCGGTCAGTATGCGCCTGACCGAAGGTGGCGAGAGTCGCTACGCCTTTAAACCCGCCCAGCTTGAGTGGGAGGATGGCTGGAAGGCCGAGGTCGCCGCCTACCGCCTCTGCCAGATGTTGCCCTGCGCTTTTCGGGTGCCCGAAAACAAACACGCGCGCCTGAGCCGCGAGGCCTTCGATGAGCTCTACGCTCGCATCAACACCTCCCGTCAGCGCAACTACGCCGAGACCCGCTTCGACGATCTTCGCTGGGTGCTGGAGCGCGATGAAACCGGGCAGGAGCAGGAATTCTTGCACGGCGTCATCAAAGACTGGGTGCCCGAACTCTACCAGTGGCCGATTGAATACACCGAGATCTGGCACCCGCTGGTTGACGTGAACGCCGACCCGAAGCTCTTGGATCAGCCCGCCCCGGAGTTCCTTCAGACGCTCATCGATCGCGATGAAACCGGCCAGGCCCGCCAACTTCGAGAAGAGCTGGGAGAGACTTCGACGCGCGAACTCGCGCGCCAGCTCTCCAACATCACCGTCTTCGATTACCTGACCAACAACTTCGATCGCTACAGCGGTGTGGAGGAGTACTACGGGGTCAACAACCACTTTGTGGACGGTGCCTTCATGAGCCTGGACAACGGTGCGGCCTTCCAGTTTCAGCCGATGGCCGTGGTCGAGCGCCGACTACCGGGGGTCACCCGCTTTAGCCGCACGATGATCGATGCGGTGCGCATGATGCGACCGGAGGTCGTCGATCCCATCCTCTTTCCTGAGCAGAACAACCGTGACCGGCTTCGTCTTAAAGTCTTCTGGCAGCAACGCGAGAAGTTGCTCATGCACGTCGACCGCCTGGTAGCCGAGCATGGCGAAGATGCGGTTTACACCTTTGAATGAGGGGCTTGAACCACGGCTTACTCAGCGAGCACGCTGACGCCCCTGCACCGGCAAGTGCAGCGTAAAGCAGGTCCCCTCGCCAACCACACTCTCGCACGTCAGTTGCCCGCCGAGCTCCCCAACAAGGCTGCGGGCCACAAAAAGCCCCAGCCCCGTACCGCTCCCCACCGGCGAAGTTGTGAAGAAAGGATCAAAGATCCTTCGCAGGTGCTGGGCGGAGATGCCGCGACCGTTATCGCGAATCTCAACGGTGACCAGCTCGGGCTCGCGACGCGTGCGTACGACCACCTCACCTCGCTCTGTCCTCGCATCAAAGGCGTGCGTGACGTTCAGCAGCACGCTGACCAGGACCTGCATGAGCCTCGTGGTATTCGCCCGCACCTGACCAAGCCCATCGCCCACTCGCCGCACCGTAGCGAGCTGGCCAATCTCACCGGCACTGATCGTCAACGCGTCCTTGAGGCATTGCTCCAGATCGATCCAGTTCACCTCGTCGTCAGCACCGCCGGAGAAGGCGCGCATCGCGTCAACAATCCCCCGCATGCGCACCACGCCATCGAGCGCCTCGGAAAGCGCCTCATCGACCGCATCGACCGCATCGATCGCCGGGGTCGCGCTGCGAAGCGCGCGCAACGAAAATCGCAGGTTGGCGTCCACAAAAGAGAGCGGATTGTTGATCTCGTGGGCAATCCCGCTGGCGAGTGTGCCCACCGCAACCATGCGATCGGTGAGGAGGAGATGGGCGTGCATCTTTTGATAATCGCTCATGTCACGCATCGCGACGACACGCCCGCCCCCCGCGTCCGGTAGAGGACTCACGGTATAGACGACGGCAACACGCGAGCCGTCGGCCCGCTCAAAGGTATCATCGTGGCAGCGCATATCAGCACCGCTGGCCAGCGCAAGCTCCAGGGCACAGGGGCCCTCCTCGGCCCAGAGCGCGCGCTGCGGATGCACCAGGGAGTGAAAGTCGCGCCCCTGCATCGCCTCCACACTCAGCCCCAGCATCCGGGCAGCGCTGGGGTTGGCGAACTGCACTCGCCCGGCGGCGTCAAGCGTCACCATCCCCTCGCCAAGGCCGTGGGCCGCAGCACGACTCAGGGCCATGCGTTGCTCCAGCTCAGCGGCATGCGACTGAGTGTAGGTCAGCGCTTCGCCGATCCTGGTGGTACGTCGCGCACGTTTGATCGTAGCGCCGGCGATACGAGCCGCCCGGGAGGCCAGCCGACGCGAGGTCGCATCAAAAGGACGCGACCACGACAGCAGCGCCAGCACCGCCCTGGCGCCCTCACCGATATCCAGGCGCAGAGCCAGACCCATACCCCAGGGTTCATCTGCGCGCGGCGAAAGGTCCACAACATCATCCTCCCCGCCGTAGGGCTCCAGGAGCAGCGCCTCACCCCACGCCCGCAACGTTCCGGCATCGCCATCACCGCACCACGCCCGAACCACGCGCTCGCTCTCCTGCAGCGCATCGTCAACAACAACCACGCACCCATCCCCCAGACGTCCGGCCAGGCGCGCCGGCAGCGTGTCGATGAGAGTATCCACCCCGTCACCATCCACCCACGTCGCCAGCTGCGCGAAGAGCTCTTCCATATCGCGCTCCCCTGCCACCCAGCTCAGATAGCGTGTGACATCCGTCTCACTGATCTCCATAGGCCTCGCCAGAAATTATGACCATGTCCCCACATGGCCCGGCCAAAGGGATGCGCCGTTGACATGCCCCCACAACGTCTTTCGAGATTCGATGCTCGCATCGTAGCGAAATTTCTCGATGTTCAAAACCTCATTTCGCAATGTCTCAAGATGAGTCAGGCACTTGCGCCCCCACGCACACGCAGATCGTGCACCGTCTCACGGGCTTGCCTCCACCGACGTTTTCGTCGAGGCTTGCCCCGAAGCTGCATCCCCTTGATGTTGAGCACCGATTCCATGACCACTCCCCCCACAGACGACGCCATCTTTCAGGCTTATACCGAGGCGATCTACGAGGTCGTACGCGACGAGGCGCCCATCGTGTTACGAGTCGGCGACGATGTCGGCGCCTTGTTGGGTATAGATGGGCTCGATGTCCAGACGCCGTGGGCTGTGATCACCGCATACAACCCCGCCTCCCGGCTGCGTTCCGCTGCCGAGAACGCCCGAGCTCACGCCGCACTGGCCGACCTTCTGCATCAGAAGAGCCTTCCCCACCTTCCCACCCGGGCCCGTGATCCCCGCGGCGAGTGGCCGGTTGAGGATGGCTTTTTAATCTTCCCCATCGAGGCCGATGACGCCCGGAAGATCGCACGCCGCTTTGCCCAACATGCCGCCCTCATCGGTCGCGGCCCGGGGCCGGCCGAACTCCTCGACTGCCGGGTTACGCCTGACTCCCGGCTGCCCCCCCGCGTTGTCGAAGCGATGCGTCTGGGTGTGGTGCCCGACGAGTCCGTCGACGCTTACACTGTGGGCCGCGACGCCGAGCTCAACCTTATCGACGATGACTTAAGCGCTCTGGCCCACGGCGCGGGCAACCTTCGGGTGCTTCTGGCCGACTACGGTGCCGGCAAAACACATCTTCTCGAAGTCATCGCGCGCCGCGCTCTGGCCCAGAACTACCTGGTGGCCCGTGTGGTGCTCGACGCCGAGGGGGCCGCTCCCAGCCACCCGGGCCGTGTCTACCGGGGGCTTATCGACCAGCTCACCTACCCGGAGCGCCCCGACGCCCCCCGCCAGGGGCTCACCCCTCTCTTTGAGCGCGCGCTTCAAAGCTCCGCGGCCCGCACCCGCTTCGAACTTCCCGCCCCGCCAGAACGACCCTCGGTCACCTCAGAACGACCCTCGGTCACCTCAGAACGACCCTCGGTCACCTCAGAACGACCCTCGGTCACCTCAGAACGACCCTCGGTCACCCGTGAGAGTCATCGCCCGGAACCCTCTCCCCATCTGTATCTGAGCGCCGCCCTCACTCATTTTGAACGACTTTCGGTCGACGCTCACCCCGAGCTTCGCGACCGCCTGATGCGCTGGATCGAGGGTCAGCCCGTCGGCCGAAACCGCGACCTGGACCAGGCACTTCGCAAACTTCAGGGCAAACATCGCACCATCTACAGCCTCAAAGATTACCGCCCCTGGGCGCGCATCTACGCCTACCTCCTGAGCGGCATCGACACCCTGGCCCGCGACGCCGGCTACCAGGGGCTGGTGCTGCTCTTCGATGAAGCGGAGCGCTTTGCACTTCTCTCCAGCGAGAACCGCTCCCACGCCGAGAACCTTTTTAAGGCGATGGCGGCAGCCAGCGTTGGTGCCGACGCCGCCCCCTTTGAGCGCGACGACCTCTCCGGCGGTGGGCTGGGCGTCTTACAGACCCTCCCGGCTCGCTACCACAGCCGCCACGGCCTGCTGGCGATCTTTGCGATGACCCCCGATGATCAGGGCGTTGACGTGCTGCGCCAGGCCGCCCCCAAAGAGGCCTTTATCGACCTGAACCTGCTCGACGGCGATGACTTCGAAAAACTCGCAAGCCAGGTGCTGCGCCTGTACCGCGATGCCCACGAAGAGCCCCTTCCCACCGCCCTCGACACGCTTCTTCCCCGCATCGTCAGCGGACTTCATCGCCACGGGCTTCTCAACACCCCGCGCCAGTCCATGAAGTTTATTGTCGAGCTCCTCGACATCGCGCGCCGTCGACCCGCGCAGCTTCGCGAGGCTGTAAGCGAGCTACAGGGTCTGCTCAACACCTGAGATTTCGGCTCTGGACGGCGCACCCTCGGTGCTCATCTTGCCAGCCGCCCACACGCCGTCTTCCGGGAGCCCTCCATGTCCACCGCCCTCACCCTCTCGCCATCGCTGCACGTCGTAGAAGAACTGCGTGAAGGCCCGCTTATCATCGGCCTGCACGGCTGGGGCGGAAGCCACCACACCTTCGATCCGCTGCGCGAGCACCTCCCCCCCACCCGCGCCTTCGCCGCCTGCGACTGGCCCGGCTACGGCCACTCGCAAGCCCCGGCCGACTTCACGCTCGATGCCATCGTGGAGCCGGTGGCCGGATGGCTGCGCGATCTTCGAGGCCGCCACCCCGGCCCCTTCATCGCCGTAGGAAGTTGCAGTGGCGCTCTCTTTGGCATTGAGCTTCTGCGCCGCCACGCCGGCGCGCTTGACCACCTCGTGATGGTCGAGCCCTTTGCGTTTAACCCCTGGTATCTGAAGCTCTTTCTCATCCCCGGATTCGGTCGCCTGGCCTACACCTCGACCTTTGCCAACCCTCTGGGGCGATGGCTCACCAACCGCTCGCTCGCTGCGCAGAGCGACGAGCAGCCGGACATGACCACCGTCGCCCAAACACCGACCCGCACCACACTTTCGTACCTGCGCGAGCTCGATCGAATGGGCAACGCACGCCGCTTCACCTCGGTCACCACCCCCTTAAGCCTCGTGCATGGCGAGCGCACCTTCGGGGCGCTGATCCGCGGGATTCCGATCTGGCAGGAGCTCTTCCCCTGTGCCCAGCTCGATGTGGTGGAGGGGGCCGGACACCTGCCCTTGAGCGAGAAACCGGAGCTATTGGCGCGGCTGATCGAACGGGAGGCCACACGAACGGCGGCAAAGGTCGGTCGGAGCGCGGGGTGAGGTGGTGAAGAAGCCCCAGAGGACGAGAAGACCGAGAGTCATCTTCACGTGACCGAGAGTCATCTTCACGTGACCGAGAGTCGTCTTCACGTGACCGAGAGTCATCGAACTGACGCTAGACTGACCGAGAGTCGCTCGACAGCCTTTATTCATGCACTCGATCGCACCTTGACATCAACGTCGACGCGACACAAAGCCAGCCCTCGCGCGCAGATATCCTCGCCACGTACACGCCCGCACGTTGCTTTCGAACCTTGAGCCGCTTCTCCAAGATTAGCAGCGACCAGTTCGCATGTCCGCACGCTAGTTTTGCGTTGATTTCTGGCGTTTTTAGCCCTCGGACCACTGCCCGCCACCCAACGCCAGACAGAGCGACGCCCCAACGCGTCCTCAACGCGCAACAAGCACAACTCTCCCCGGGTTGTCTACGTCCTGGCGGTTTCATCACGCTTCGCCGGACTTTTGCGACGATACACGCCCCTCAAACCGGCGTCCGATGCCACCTTTAAGCGACATTTCGCCCGGGCGCACCGCGAGCCTCAAAGACCTGAAAATTCGCTACCAACCCCGCCTCACTGGGGTCATGCTCCCGACACGTGATCGGCGCGTTTCGCCGCAACCATAATGTGCCACAGGGAAAGACGCAGCGCTTTTTCCCCTCAAGCCAGCGCTTACGCGCCCGGGCATAGGCATCGCGAAACGCCTTCTCCCGCACCTGGGCCTCTTCCAGTAGCGTCGGCTCGCAGGCCGCAAATCTAGGCGCAGCCTCGCCACGGCGATCCGGTGTATCGGGGCTGCTCGAAGGATCGGTCGCCAGCACTCCAGCAACCCCCAAAAACGTACGCTTTTGCGCCTTCATCTCGCGATGAATCTTCTTCTCGCCCTTTTTCAACAACTTCTCAAAATACGCCACGACCTCGTCAAGTGTCATATCGTCGTAGCCCGGCGGACGCCGGGGCGTAAACTCAATGGTTTCAGGCTGATCGTCGCCGTAGTGGCTCTCTGGACGCGGCACTTTGATCGTCTTCTCCCAGTCCCCGGGCATGATCTTAAACCCCGGCCAGTCTTTGGCGCGCGCCACAAGCCCGGCCTTCACCGGATTAAGCAGCACGTAGAGGATGTGATTCTCCAACGCCTCCCGGTCAAGCAGCACCGTATCGCCGTACTGACGGCGGTCCCACAACCCGTCGCCCGGACCCAGCCCTTTATTGCGAGCGCTCGAAATGCCGCTCATCGCGTCGCGCATAAAGTCGCTTCGCCTTGCCCGCCTATCGTGAACCACCAGGTGCACGTGGTTGGACATGACGACCCCGGCATACATCTCAACCTCACTTCGCTCCGCCGAGCGAGCGAACTCGTAGGCCGCGATGGCGTTCATGGGCGCATCGGGCCGCAGAGAAAAGCAACGACCGTGCGTACGACGGGTCAACGCAGCAACCT
Above is a window of Lujinxingia sediminis DNA encoding:
- a CDS encoding two-component system sensor histidine kinase NtrB; amino-acid sequence: MEISETDVTRYLSWVAGERDMEELFAQLATWVDGDGVDTLIDTLPARLAGRLGDGCVVVVDDALQESERVVRAWCGDGDAGTLRAWGEALLLEPYGGEDDVVDLSPRADEPWGMGLALRLDIGEGARAVLALLSWSRPFDATSRRLASRAARIAGATIKRARRTTRIGEALTYTQSHAAELEQRMALSRAAAHGLGEGMVTLDAAGRVQFANPSAARMLGLSVEAMQGRDFHSLVHPQRALWAEEGPCALELALASGADMRCHDDTFERADGSRVAVVYTVSPLPDAGGGRVVAMRDMSDYQKMHAHLLLTDRMVAVGTLASGIAHEINNPLSFVDANLRFSLRALRSATPAIDAVDAVDEALSEALDGVVRMRGIVDAMRAFSGGADDEVNWIDLEQCLKDALTISAGEIGQLATVRRVGDGLGQVRANTTRLMQVLVSVLLNVTHAFDARTERGEVVVRTRREPELVTVEIRDNGRGISAQHLRRIFDPFFTTSPVGSGTGLGLFVARSLVGELGGQLTCESVVGEGTCFTLHLPVQGRQRAR
- a CDS encoding BREX system ATP-binding domain-containing protein; this encodes MTTPPTDDAIFQAYTEAIYEVVRDEAPIVLRVGDDVGALLGIDGLDVQTPWAVITAYNPASRLRSAAENARAHAALADLLHQKSLPHLPTRARDPRGEWPVEDGFLIFPIEADDARKIARRFAQHAALIGRGPGPAELLDCRVTPDSRLPPRVVEAMRLGVVPDESVDAYTVGRDAELNLIDDDLSALAHGAGNLRVLLADYGAGKTHLLEVIARRALAQNYLVARVVLDAEGAAPSHPGRVYRGLIDQLTYPERPDAPRQGLTPLFERALQSSAARTRFELPAPPERPSVTSERPSVTSERPSVTSERPSVTSERPSVTRESHRPEPSPHLYLSAALTHFERLSVDAHPELRDRLMRWIEGQPVGRNRDLDQALRKLQGKHRTIYSLKDYRPWARIYAYLLSGIDTLARDAGYQGLVLLFDEAERFALLSSENRSHAENLFKAMAAASVGADAAPFERDDLSGGGLGVLQTLPARYHSRHGLLAIFAMTPDDQGVDVLRQAAPKEAFIDLNLLDGDDFEKLASQVLRLYRDAHEEPLPTALDTLLPRIVSGLHRHGLLNTPRQSMKFIVELLDIARRRPAQLREAVSELQGLLNT
- a CDS encoding alpha/beta fold hydrolase is translated as MSTALTLSPSLHVVEELREGPLIIGLHGWGGSHHTFDPLREHLPPTRAFAACDWPGYGHSQAPADFTLDAIVEPVAGWLRDLRGRHPGPFIAVGSCSGALFGIELLRRHAGALDHLVMVEPFAFNPWYLKLFLIPGFGRLAYTSTFANPLGRWLTNRSLAAQSDEQPDMTTVAQTPTRTTLSYLRELDRMGNARRFTSVTTPLSLVHGERTFGALIRGIPIWQELFPCAQLDVVEGAGHLPLSEKPELLARLIEREATRTAAKVGRSAG